ggaagaagggggaggagttgatcagcagggctgacGGTGGGTAGCACTgagggggagagctggctgtcctggagcacccacctATGTTTCTCATTCAGTCTCACCTGTaggaattcactcgctggcttctgacacttcccctccagCTCACTGATCAGCTCACTCAGACAGGAAATCTGCTCGGAGAGTTTACTGAGATTTTCATTCTGGATCCTCACAATCTCCTtgtccagcttctccagctgggccagcagaagtcgctcttgttcctccaggaactgctgcaattgctgaaattcagacacaatcttctgcctctcggtttgtgtttgtttctgtatgaaataGGGCAAGGGTTGGTCTGGGGCATGGATGGAGCCCAGGGTCCTTTCatggagagctgagtgtgcaggagggTGATTTTCTGTGAAAATCCTCAGATTTCTGACATTTGACTCTACCCTGTGGGTACTAGGCAGGGGATTCTCTCACACCTTCCCTTTTGGCCCCTGTATCCCTGTGAAAGGGATGTTTCTCTGTCAGTCATGGTCAGCATCTTCTGTTATTTATGGTCTGTGAAAAttcagacccagagcagcaggaggcaggactcagcactaCACTAACAGAGACATCAGGGgagttaaaagaaacaaatgttttaaaaatgcacaaaatgtcTAGACCCAGTGGACAAGCACTTCACGGGGACATTTGTGTGAATTCAGGCAAGCCACAAGGGCTACTCATCAACGGAAATggaagcttagggcttgtctacacatgaatcaAACCCAGCAATCCATGAtcatggagaaacacacacaagcccaTGTTCACGTAGGCCACACAGGAGTCTGCCTCCAAACAGACCTCCCACTGCCAGTCCCACAGCTGGTTCATAACaacaggcacctaccagataTTCCCGGCAATTCCTCTCTCCTGTCGCtttcaatcccagcagcttttctctgTCTTCCCTCAGAGTTTTCAAGTGGGCCTGGattctttcctgaagaaacagaaatgattcGGGAGGTTTCATCTGGATAGTTGAGAGGTGCTTGGAAGTGGGTGTTTTTCCACCCGAAACCCCAAGATGACTATGGTTCTAATCGCTTTGCGACATCAGGACCACCAAGGTGATGAAACCTCATTAATGGAAACTGGGAGCGTGTCACATTCAGACTCATTACCAATTCTGGTTCAGTGTTTTTAGTAATTAGCAAGAGATCTCAATTATACCCAAGCTTTACTGGTATTTGTGAATTGATTAATGGTACAGAGCATAACAGGGAactggagtcacatgggggtGAATCAAGAAACCTGTTTGTTCAAGGTTTAACAAACAAAGTGATACAAAtctcagaagccaccagggtttcaatatgggctgggatttcagccctgaagccctggggctgcactggTTGGGCAGAGCTGGTCTAAGCACCAGGGCAAAACTCGTGAGATGTCGGGAGGCCGTTCGTCTGGTTGGAAGCTGCACAGTCCAGTTTTGTGCAGCACTGTCCCTGTCCGGCAGGGACTCAGCACTGGACTTGGCTTTGTCTGGtgcaaaagggagaggaggagactgagGATGCAGGAGGACACCCAtgatggtgggggcagggctggggtggcacctTCATGCGGAAAGAGTCAGGTGGATGGCACGCTGGAAAAAACGATGGTGGGGTCCACACAGGGTGACTGATACTGGTGAGGACGGGCCCATGCAGGCAGGTGTGAGGGTGTCCCGTGTTCTGGGGATGCCTCAGTGACCTCCCTAATTAGACAGGATGCAGATTTGTATAAAGGACGGGTTGGGGGTTGCCCCAGGTCTGTCCTAACCCCTCTCCATGGCAATGCCCCCTGGGCAGGTACCCCACGGTCCCATTCCCTGGTAAAGATCCCGGAAGCAGGgcattctgggagatttcaaaaggctgcctggtgggacTAATGGAACCACTCTGGCTGGTCCTTGCCCACGTACACAACagagcaggtcagactggcaccggtcagctccagcctggggttggttttgctaCAACCCAGTGTAATCCCAGTGGTACTTGGCATGGACCTGAGCTGTCTGGAGCCCTTTTGTGTGTGGACTGAAGGTGCTCGGGGTCCCACTCAGCGTTTAGCCCAGTGATCTCCTCTAGAGTTTAACCCCTCATGGAGAAACACAGGAGTTCAGAATCCCAGTgagaaacctcctctccctggtgcgCATGGGACCTTTATCAAGAGACACTTCATCACTGGGTGGGGCTGATGGTAAGATAGCAGCATGGCAAAGTGGTTCGGGTCTTGGACTGGGTctggggagatctgggttctatgctaagctctgtcactgacatgcTCGGTGactatgtgcaactcactgccccgctttgtgcctcagtttcccttcccaccttttGTCTAGCTAGACCAGTGGTCACCTACCAGTCGATTGCGATCAACTAGTTGATCCTGGAGATTCTCCCAGTCGATCGCAATCTCTGGCAGCTGTGCAgcactcccagaaggggccagcttgcccctgcagcctggggtgagGACAGGGTTTTCTTCATggggctcctgcctgcaagcaccgcccccgcagctcctattggccggaaatggggaactgtggccaatgggagctgcgggagtggtttctgcagagaggggcagcatgtgTAGCCACATGCTCccctccaggggccacaggggcacattggccccttccaggagtggtgcagggttgggacaggcagggagcctgcgttAGCCCCGCTGCTctactgaccaggagctgcctgaggtaagtcaGTGCTGCCCAGCAGGAACCAGCTTCCCagacccccttctgcaccctaacaccctactccagccctgaccctcctcccatAGCCTGTGccctcacctgcaccccaaccccctgccccaggctcagcccagagccccctcccagactgcaaacCCCTccgctccagcccagagcccccaccccctcctgaatcccaacctcctgccacagACTGGTGAACGTGagtcagggtgggggagagcaagcaatggagAGAGGGGGGGTATGGAGTGAGCGGTGCTTCTGAGGGGGGGTGTAGATCCTGCTTTCAAGATTTGATATTTTGCCTCTGTTGCCGCACTGACAGACCATTAATTTTGTTACAGCATCTCCCCACCCAATGAAGACTTTACAGAGCTGAATGATGAGTCACACCTGTGCCAGGTAACTTTCAGTGAAATTAGCCGGTAATTAAAACCCCAAAGTTAACCCATTAAATCTGACAGCATttccctaccttgtactcctgtGCAGCCTCCTGGATGGGAACCACTGTGTGAGCGCGGTGAGTCCGGGATCTGTCGCACACCACACAGATGGGGGTTTGATCCTcctcacagaacagtttcagagcctcctggtgttccccacacaccccgtcccctccacttccctttgctgcctgtaaactcaACTGCTTGACGAGTTCTACGAcatttgccagctgcctgttgggcctgaggtttccctgttgtacagtttctctgcactgagggcaggagtcggctgtatcggatccctcccagcactggctgatgcaggctcggcagaaattgtgcccacactccagacTGACTGGTTCTGTGAAATATTCCAGACAGATGGGACATGtcgcttcctcctggagactttccacggggttctctgcagccatggctccctctgggcagtAGATCAGGGTTAGTTTCAATTTCCTGAATTCACACtctgccccgcctgcagcagcaagggggtgTTTCCTTATCTGAAAATGACTCAGGCTGTTTGCAGAGCAGGAAGGACCCAGCCAATTTCACCCCTGGAGGCTTTACTGAAAAAAGGTACCACTAGGGATCCGGTCCTGCAATCAGCCCCTGTGCGGGTGTGGAAGGTCACTGAGGCAGCCCCCTGTGAGGATGAGCCTGCAGAAGCAGGAGCTGTGTGTCAGGAGTGATAGTCAGGCTGGGAGAATTTTGTTATActatataattttgacagatgatgtttattttaagcaatttttatatttattgattTAAACTTTCACAGCTGCACAACAatctgggttttaagcatttgATTCCAattaaaattttcacagttgtgggaaattagggGGGGATCAGACAATATTTTGGTCAGACCAGAACTATTTAATGACActggacactgagattcaaaaagttgaagCTTTAGAACTATTAAAATTGTCTGTGAGCAGGtaaatctcctccctcccccagcagctcccccagggcagtaacccagagcctgccccccatcACCACAGGGACTGaggctgaaagtccatctgatggcGGCTCAGGGACctgtggaatgtgctgggatctcAGCCTGGGCCCTAGTGGGGCACGTGCCCCTGTAACACAATCACACCCAGCAAGGCCCTGCCCACATTTTCTCCCTGTTTGTCAGTCCAggcagagagaccagggactgCAGGGAGACCAAGCTCCTGTCCCCCAGGTGAGGGCTGGGGCCCAATGGCCGAGGACAGCGGGTGTGCGGGGAGCTCGCACTAGGGGCTGCAGGGTACCTGGTGTGGGATAAACAGAGACCTCTCAGGCCACTTGCCCATTGcggctgcaggaggggatgtggggacaGACTGAGGAGGCCTAGGGCAGTCTGGGAAGCCGCCATCAGGGACAAGGAGAGGGAATTCAGCTGTGGTGGGGGAGCCGTGCTGGGCGGAGATGCTGCTGCGGATGCAGCTAGTTACCCCGGTCCAGCGTTGCAGCATTTTAACAACGTGGTTAATAGATGTTGCAGCTCAGCAGAGGGAAGTGCTGATCTTTTGCTGGTCTCTGCGGGGCTTGAGATTTGCAGGCATCGTTCAAACACCTTTCTCCTGCGGCTCCCTCAGGTACCTGGATCTTCACTCAGcattgcagagcagagcagattcAGTGCTTTGGTTCAGGGTTACAGGAAGGAAAAAGACGGGAATGGTTCATATCGTACCTGCCATttctctccccggccctgggGATGTACCGTGTGCAGCTGGTTACTGAGAATCATTCAGTCAGACAGCTGGGGTGGCATTTTTGTGCTCTGCCCCTTTCTCAGGAAACTGAGacttttcaggatcaggacaCTGACTCATTCGCTTTCTGAGTCTACTTGCTCAGCGTCCGCTCAGAGCTCAGCACCATGAGGCCCTCGTCCTCCATAGACTGTAATGCGAAGAGACACACAGGCAttgtagagatggggaaactgaggcagagagaggggtggtTCAGTAGGCCCCTATATAGTGACTGCAAGGGCCAGTGCAGACCTTAGCAGCAGCCAGGCAAGTactgagctccagccagagccgCATCACAGCTTTAATGGTCCTAAGGGGCTTTGCCAAGGTGCAGGATATAAGAGAAGCAGCTTCaccctggccacacccctctagtcctttccacccctccctcctccagcctgtccatgccccaaccccactccctcccgCCCCTCCCAGGGGCGCTCcctgtgcctgcagctgctggatcCAAATGTCAAGAATCTCTTTTGATTTAGGGTCCTAATTTGGGAACTGACCTAAGTGCTGAGGGGCTGGTTCTCCAAGGGGCTGGGCACCCGCAGCGCCCACTGACTCCAGCTGCAGCTGTGGATGCAGCTGGAACACGTGCCCTGGAGTCCCGTATTTTGAAGAGGTATTTCAAGACATACAGAATTAGGCCATTGTTTAAAATTTAGGCCTTACCGATTTGCCCATTGTGATGTTATTGaaatgaactgtgaccgtatagatcattgttgcaaccaaggtcctagaGCTGCACCAAATATTATACAAAgaaggtcaagtaaggtgtccatgaaaaggttgtaatttgccggttatggttatgctgtctgtatgtgtgtatcgtttttgtatttgaaattatGAATAGTGGCTATCTGCTTGTTTCTCGatgtgtttgattttaagtagcatcagtgaagcatttggtcagcttcttgagaaaggactctTCTGAGTAAGTGCCagatcaagaaacacttaactgacagtggaccttgggagactccaatccacttctgaggagccttcctgggaacgttcaagatagcatgtgagcaatggctgctctaccagcaaactgagtcatgcatggacctGTGACtcgcccatgtgactccaaactccattttgctgctgtgattttccacagtaagaacaaaggggtttctgtccacatggcagaggatatgaaaggccctggaaacccctatATTTTgatcttcagtcctgcttctgacatctggaggaactttgctagaaactgaagctctgaagaaaggactgaacgacccatccaaAGCTGTTTTGattgtactccagagacttgatttgagcttgcagtttattccaccactgctataagcctgaaccaagaactttgcaattgttgtatgtatttgattccagttaaccaattttaactctcatctatatttctttctttttatgcatAAACCTTTaggttttagattctaaaggattggcaacagcgtgatttgtgggtaagatttgacttgtatattgaccttgGTATGGGGCTAGTAACCTTATTTttccttttactggggtattggttttcataaccattcgtccccatatagagtggtgctggtggtgatactgggaatctggagggaattgcttgtttgacttctggttagccactGGGATGAAAgtgaagtcctctctgtttggctggttggGTGTAGCCTTGGGCTGTGAatgccctgctctttcctgaattGATCCTCTCAGTAGTGTCCCCCAAGAGCATGCCTTGTTATACCCGTTAACAGCAGTACGTGGGCTAAGACTCATTGTATATCCCTGTTTATACTTGGTCTCTGCTCAATCCTGTTATTCTAAGCACAAGAGGAACCAACTCCAGGGGTGCTCTGGAGCTCAAAcccccacagaaaaaaatagcaAGTGCTCAGAACCCACCTTCTACAGCTCTTCGATGGGGCCgttgatcagctgtttggcagctgggGAAAGCACTTGGAtaagggcagagagcagcaagcCGCAGGTGGGAGGGTGCTTCTGGGGAAGTGTTGGTTCAGGGGTAGGAAGCGGTGGAGAGAGGGCGGGGCTCGGGGCTGAGCAGGAGTGGAGCACTctgagggaaaaataaaagtctgcACCTATGGTAAGCAGAGAGCTGGCAGTGAAAGGCCCATGTTACATCCCCAGTGTCTACAGGCAGCCAGACCCCCCAGGATGGAACAAGTTCATAATTGaccattacctgttctgttcattggaTCGTTGCCttttctgttcattgcctctggggcacctggcactggccattgtcagaagacaggacactgggctacatggacctttggtctgacctagtgtggccattcttatgttctcataaTCTTTCCCACGGGATGGGTAAATTCACTGTTTTGTTCATGGGCTGAGAACCTCAAGGTTAATTTGAACAAAGTGAAAGTAGCAGAAATGGGACCCCTGCGCCGCACACTGTGCTGAGGTGCCCTGGGGAGACGTGGCTTCACCTGgtgtccagcccctgcccaggctcAAGGAGTGTGAGGGGGGATGAGAAGGAGCCACATGCCTGTTTGAGGTGCCTCTGATGTCCtaaagggggaaaggacagaaaAGAGCTCTCAGTCTAATACCTCACACGGGGGGGAGCCTTCCAttatgcggggggggggagggggtgctcgACTTCCatctctgcccctggccccacccccactccaccccttccatcagGGCTACAGTCCAGCccatttctgccccctcccctgagtgtgctgtgtcctcgctcctcccttctcccctcagcctccttcctgcatgccacaaaacagctggttgaggcaggtgggaggcacgggaaggggagggggaagcactaATCGGACCCGtctgtgggcaggaggtgctgggaggatggggaggtgctgatagggggctgccggtgggtgctcagcatccaccagtTTTTCCCTGTgggggctccagccccagagcacccagggAGGGAGTCGCTGCCTGTGGGTGGGGCTGTCACACTCTAGGATCTAGGGTGATTGCCCTGTGCATGGTAAGTTTAGACCCTCTTTACAGaatgagggaagggatcagagtTTGCAGCAGCACCAGGGGATGAGATTTCAGCAAACCACGTGCTGGCAGCTGCAGAATCCAATCTGTGaaaggcaccagcccagcagagcacctGGATACAGGTGTTATCAATGCAGCTCTCAGCACACTGGAGAGTTCTGCATAAAAATGGCTGGCTGGGTCCAGCCCACTGAATTCAAGGCCAGCACCAGCCTGTGACTGCCCTGACAACGCTGAGCTGAGAGCAGGACTGAGAATCAGGCAGTGGCTCCCTAGGGGGTTGTCCCGAGGTCTGAGGATAAACCAGCCTGTCCTGGGAATGAAAATGGGGAGGCAGCCTAAGAAACAAGACTATTCAGGGACAGTAAAGGCTGCAGGGAAAGAATTAGGGAAAACAAGCAAAGCAATGAAACGGTAACCGCCAGGCGTCAATGGGGATCAGAAGGGATTTTACAAACACCAAAAATAGagaccctgccctggccccaaagCCATGGATTGTCTGAGCGAATGGGGCTTTTCATCTCTAACATCTGCACGTCTGTAACTCTGCAAAGAACAGTTATAATTCCCATCTCTGCCGTGCACTCGCCGAGTTACACTGTGATCTCTGAGTGCTGGACGCCACTGCCCAGGATTCAGGAGctgtcctgtctctgtgcagGGGTCTGGGTGACTGGAACAGTCTCACCTGCAGAAATTCACTtgctggctgctggccctgcccctccagctcACTGATCAGCTTGTTGAGATGAGATATTGGCTTGGAAAAGTTGGTGGCATTTTCACCTAGTTGCTTCCCAATCTCCCTGTCTGGTTCCTCCAGCTGAGCCAGCAGGAATTGCTCTTGGTCCTGGATACACCAGCCCAGAGAGTCAAAATGAGAAACAATTTCCTGCCCATAAGTTTCTCTTTCCCTGTGATGACAGGTCACGGACATAGGGAGACTCATGGGTCATTTCATCATCAGCATTGTCCCCTAGCGCTTACATAGCACTTTGCATCTGTAGCGCTCAAGCATTTTACAGTGAAGGTAAGTGacgt
The Mauremys reevesii isolate NIE-2019 linkage group 15, ASM1616193v1, whole genome shotgun sequence DNA segment above includes these coding regions:
- the LOC120383963 gene encoding zinc finger protein RFP-like isoform X2; amino-acid sequence: MAAENPVESLQEEATCPICLEYFTEPVSLECGHNFCRACISQCWEGSDTADSCPQCRETVQQGNLRPNRQLANVVELVKQLSLQAAKGSGGDGVCGEHQEALKLFCEEDQTPICVVCDRSRTHRAHTVVPIQEAAQEYKERIQAHLKTLREDREKLLGLKATGERNCREYLKQTQTERQKIVSEFQQLQQFLEEQERLLLAQLEKLDKEIVRIQNENLSKLSEQISCLSELISELEGKCQKPASEFLQDVRTTLSRSEKVKFQQPEEISPEVEERVSDFSQKMILLLDILGKFKDTLPSELERKRGEFFGAHRQVNVTLDPDTAHPKLVLSEDRKSVRRGDTWQRLPDNPERFDTVLCVLGCEGFTSGRHCWEVEVRAGQYWAVGVARESVGRKGRISPSPEGGIWAVQHWLGQFQALTSPVTPLPLSRAPSRIRVCLDCDRGQVTFINAGDEAPIFTFPPGSIPGERIRPWLGVGPGSRLRLCP